Proteins found in one Pagrus major chromosome 20, Pma_NU_1.0 genomic segment:
- the LOC141015475 gene encoding zinc metalloproteinase-disintegrin-like protein H4 subunit A encodes MGASMLSLGLAWVCIMHSFAMLSHVETYEVIRPQRLPGRHKRSLQDNQLYPDTLRYELTVEGRNHTIHLEKNWDLIGKGYTETHYSEDGKRVTTSPNEEHCYYHGHIEGMNDSSVSVGICFGISGFVRARQQVYLIEPLGRSEDGDHAVYRQEHLKISGRAGCGSSSNTTTPYDQDRDQGPKLAGLFRSRPWKSKPIDGPQKFVELFVVVDNTEYQRYGSDTRNRILGVINHIDKLYRSINIRVMLVGLEIWTFKDIIYVDLNSEKTLDNFLMWRQADLLQRTKHDTAQFVTGKDFEGDTVGLANKFAMCTGNSGGVNQDHHDNPIGLASTIAHEMGHNFGLSHDDPGCVCGPSYSGNCVMADKLRTGSQSFPEFFSDCSVQQLAEFMERAQPSCLSKPSSSVKTIAVVPLCGNGLLDPGEECDCGTDEECKSPCCDASTCRLTEGSQCAHGRCCDNCQFKLAGSVCRKSAGDCDLPEYCTGAAEECPEDSFEMNGKPCYNQAHGYCYNGQCPTYEQHCWRLFGPGTIVGLDMCFDLNRRGEEGANCGRNKYGYNRCTPPNLKCGSIFCGGGGESITGKRAAYTVRGLECKVAVDDDKTRNIDMVPKGTRCGPNKVCLDNRCVDLSVYGAKEDCAKKCNNNGVCNHKKECHCNPGWAPPNCQIQYADVPQGQTGIIAAVCAVLSILLVITVVIAGLMCCKKDNMDNYTSKRKVHSAPDKLNPMFQASSVKDRPQIGQPTLMASTATQARAPLIVTVTPSRPAPQPPKKPSSVSPTSQTEQTKPQPPSKPLPSLNKTQYMAAKPSPPPVPPVKPSPPAVARIKPCTPPVPPAKPQLHRLT; translated from the exons ATGGGAGCGAGCATGTTGTCTCTGGGGCTGGCGTGGG tgtgtatcATGCACAGCTTTGCCATGCTGTCACACGTGGAGACATACGAGGTGATCAGACCTCAGAGGCTTCCTGGGAGACATAAGAGGAGCCTGCAGGACAACCAG CTTTATCCTGATACGCTTCGGTACGAGTTGACTGTTGAGGGGAGGAACCACACGATTCATCTGGAAAAAAACTg GGATCTTATAGGGAAAGGCTACACTGAAACACACTATTCAGAAGATGGAAAACGGGTGACAACATCACCTAATGAG GAGCACTGCTACTATCACGGTCACATTGAAGGCATGAACGACTCTTCAGTCAGTGTTGGGATTTGTTTCGGCATTAG TGGCTTTGTGAGAGCCCGGCAGCAGGTCTACCTGATCGAGCCTCTGGGACGGTCCGAGGATGGCGACCATGCAGTTTACAGACAGGAGCACCTGAAGATCAGCGGCAGGGCCGGCTGTGGCTCCTCGTCCAACACCACCACACCGTACGACCAGGACCGGGACCAGGGCCCTAAGCTCGCTGGACTCTTCAGGTCCAGACCATGG AAATCTAAACCCATTGATGGTCCACAGAAGTTTGTCGAGCTGTTTGTGGTGGTCGACAACACTGAG tATCAGCGATATGGAAGTGATACAAGAAACCGTATTCTTGGAGTTATAAATCACATTGACAAG CTGTATCGATCTATAAACATCCGAGTCATGCTGGTGGGCTTGGAGATTTGGACATTCAAGGACATAATCTACGTTGATCTTAATTCTGAGAAAACTCTGGACAATTTCCTCATGTGGCGGCAGGCCGATCTTCTGCAGAGGACGAAGCACGACACTGCTCAGTTTGTGAC TGGCAAAGATTTTGAAGGAGACACAGTCGGACTGGCTAATAAGTTTGCCATGTGTACTGGAAACTCAGGTGGAGTCAATCAG GATCACCATGATAATCCGATAGGCCTCGCCTCCACCATCGCTCATGAGATGGGACATAACTTTGGCTTGTCTCATGATGATccaggttgtgtgtgtggtccaTCGTACAGTGGGAACTGTGTAATGGCAGATAAACTCAG gacaggaagtcagtcGTTCCCAGAGTTTTTCAGCGACTGCAGCGTGCAGCAGCTTGCTGAATTCATGGAGCGCGCTCAGCCCAGCTGCCTCTCCAAACCCTCAAGCTCTGTCAAGACTATCGCTGTGGTCCCTCTCTGCGGCAACGGCCTGCTGGATCCTGGAGAGGAGTGTGACTGTGGCACTGACGAG GAATGCAAGAGCCCTTGCTGTGATGCCTCAACTTGTCGCCTGACTGAAGGATCTCAGTGTGCTCATGGACGATGTTGTGACAACTGCCAG TTCAAACTGGCTGGAAGTGTATGCAGAAAGTCAGCCGGTGACTGTGACCTGCCTGAATACTGCACCGGAGCGGCGGAGGAATGTCCAGAAGATAGCTTCGAGATGAACGGCAAACCCTGCTACAACCAGGCACATGGCTACTGCTACAACGGCCAGTGCCCCACATATGAGCAGCACTGCTGGAGGCTGTTTGGACCAG GGACCATAGTTGGATTAGACATGTGTTTTGACCTGAACAGACGGGGCGAAGAAGGTGCTAACTGTGGGAGGAACAAATACGGCTACAACCGCTGTACACCTCC GAATCTTAAGTGTGGATCTATATTTtgtggaggagggggtgagtCCATCACAGGTAAAAGGGCAGCCTACACTGTGCGTGGCTTAGAGTGTAAAGTAGCTGTGGACGACGATAAGACCAGAAACATCGACATGGTGCCAAAGGGAACCAGATGTGGACCAAATAAG GTTTGTCTTGACAACAGATGTGTGGATTTATCTGTTTATGGAGCGAAGGAGGACTGTGCAAAGAAATGCAACAACAATGGG GTGTGTAATCACAAGAAAGAGTGCCACTGTAATCCTGGCTGGGCTCCACCCAATTGTCAGATCCAGTATGCAGATGTACCTCAAG GTCAGACTGGGATAAtagctgctgtgtgtgcagttcTCTCCATCCTGCTAGTGATCACTGTGGTGATCGCAGGGCTGATGTGCTGTAAGAAGGACAACATGGACAACTACACCTCCAAAAG GAAAGTGCATTCAGCTCCGGACAAGTTGAACCCGATGTTCCAGGCGTCGAGTGTGAAAGACAGACCTCAGATCGGTCAGCCCACTCTCATGGCTTCAACAGCAACACAAGCCCGCGCTCCTCTGATTGTTACTGTGACTCCCAGCAGACCCGCTCCTCAG CCACCAAAGAAACCGTCCTCAGTGTCGCCTACCTCACAAACTGAGCAG ACAAAACCTCAACCTCCATCCAAACCTTTACCATCTCTGAATAAAACACAG